One Dictyoglomus thermophilum H-6-12 DNA window includes the following coding sequences:
- a CDS encoding glycoside hydrolase family 3 N-terminal domain-containing protein, which produces MEKEKIEEKIESLLSSMSLDEKVAQLKARSISISKVIGKLLLEDFFSELRPELKEKIMGFIFNFYSNRELAEGMTKTLWKKMWKEVVLEGVEKKYPIGELSCALRSMSPRESAQFANEIQKYVLENSRVKIPILIHDEALHGCMAKGSTIFPQAIGMASTWNPELIYQVATAIGKETRSRGIHQVLSPTINIARDPRCGRTEETYGEDPYLASRMAVAYIKGVQEQGVIATPKHFVANFVGDGGRDSYPIHFSERLLREIYFPAFRASIEEAGALSLMAAYNSLDGIPCSSNKWLLTRILRKEWGFKGYVVSDYFSVLHLMTKHKVAESKAEAAKLSLEAGLDMELPDSDCFEEIPGLIRESKLSQDTLDEAVRRVLRVKFWIGLFDNPFVDPDYAERINDCSEHRELALRVARESIVLLKNEGILPLNKDIRSIAVIGPNAAVPRLGGYSGYGVKVVTPLEGIKNKLGDKVKVYFAEGCGLNDTSKSGFDEAIKIAQKSDVAILFMGNSVPETEGEQRDRHNLNLPGVQEDLIKEICNTNTPVIVVLINGSAITMMNWIDKVQAVIEAWYPGEEGGNAIADVLFGDYNPGGKLPISFPKYSSQLPLYYNHKPSGRVDDYVDLRGNQYLFPFGYGLSYTDFKYSNLRITPEEIPRDGEVVITFDIENIGKYKGDEVVQLYLHDEFASVARPIKELKRFERVTLDVGERKTVSFKLNRRDLEFLSMDMELVVEPGRFEVLIGSSSEDIRLKGFFIVK; this is translated from the coding sequence ATGGAAAAGGAAAAAATTGAAGAAAAGATAGAATCTTTGCTTTCAAGTATGAGTTTAGACGAAAAAGTAGCCCAATTAAAAGCAAGAAGTATATCTATTTCCAAAGTTATTGGAAAATTACTTTTAGAAGATTTTTTCTCGGAACTAAGGCCTGAACTTAAAGAAAAAATTATGGGCTTTATTTTTAATTTTTATAGTAACAGAGAATTAGCTGAAGGAATGACAAAAACATTATGGAAAAAAATGTGGAAAGAAGTAGTTTTAGAGGGAGTAGAAAAAAAGTATCCGATAGGTGAGCTTAGTTGTGCTTTGAGATCTATGTCTCCTAGGGAAAGTGCTCAATTTGCGAATGAAATTCAGAAGTATGTACTGGAAAATAGTAGAGTTAAAATTCCCATATTGATACATGATGAAGCTTTGCATGGATGTATGGCAAAAGGATCTACCATTTTCCCTCAAGCCATAGGAATGGCAAGTACTTGGAATCCAGAGCTTATATATCAGGTTGCTACTGCTATTGGTAAAGAAACGAGATCAAGAGGAATACATCAGGTTTTATCACCTACTATAAATATTGCAAGAGATCCTAGATGTGGTAGAACGGAAGAAACTTATGGGGAAGATCCATACCTTGCTTCTAGGATGGCCGTGGCATATATAAAAGGGGTTCAAGAACAGGGGGTTATTGCTACTCCAAAGCATTTTGTGGCAAATTTTGTGGGGGACGGTGGAAGGGATAGCTATCCTATACATTTCTCTGAGAGGCTTTTGAGAGAAATATATTTTCCAGCTTTCAGGGCAAGTATAGAGGAGGCAGGAGCTTTATCTCTTATGGCTGCTTATAATTCCCTTGATGGCATTCCATGTTCTTCAAATAAATGGCTATTAACAAGGATTTTGAGGAAGGAATGGGGATTCAAGGGATATGTAGTTTCAGATTACTTTTCAGTGCTTCATTTGATGACAAAACATAAAGTAGCTGAGTCAAAAGCTGAAGCAGCAAAGCTTTCCTTAGAAGCAGGACTGGATATGGAACTTCCTGATAGTGACTGTTTTGAAGAGATTCCAGGTCTTATTAGAGAGAGTAAGTTATCTCAAGATACCCTCGATGAAGCAGTAAGGAGAGTTTTAAGAGTAAAGTTTTGGATTGGGCTTTTTGATAATCCATTTGTAGATCCCGATTATGCAGAGAGAATAAATGATTGTAGTGAACATAGAGAATTAGCCTTAAGAGTTGCACGAGAGTCTATAGTGCTTCTGAAAAATGAAGGAATTTTACCATTAAATAAAGATATAAGATCCATAGCGGTTATTGGGCCAAATGCGGCTGTACCGAGGTTAGGAGGATATAGTGGTTATGGAGTAAAGGTAGTTACTCCTCTTGAAGGTATAAAGAATAAGCTTGGAGATAAAGTCAAAGTTTATTTTGCTGAAGGTTGCGGATTAAATGATACTTCTAAATCTGGATTTGATGAGGCTATTAAGATAGCTCAAAAAAGTGATGTGGCGATTTTATTTATGGGGAATTCTGTTCCTGAGACAGAAGGAGAACAAAGAGATAGACATAATCTTAATTTGCCAGGAGTACAAGAAGATCTTATAAAGGAGATTTGTAATACAAATACTCCAGTAATTGTAGTGCTCATAAATGGTAGTGCTATAACTATGATGAACTGGATTGATAAAGTACAAGCGGTAATAGAGGCATGGTACCCAGGAGAAGAAGGCGGTAATGCTATAGCTGATGTGCTTTTTGGGGATTATAATCCGGGAGGAAAATTGCCAATATCTTTTCCTAAGTATTCAAGCCAGTTGCCTCTTTATTACAATCATAAACCTTCAGGTAGGGTTGATGATTATGTAGATTTAAGGGGAAATCAATATCTCTTTCCTTTTGGATATGGGCTTTCTTATACGGATTTTAAGTATAGCAATTTGCGTATAACCCCTGAGGAGATTCCAAGAGATGGCGAAGTTGTAATAACCTTTGATATTGAGAATATAGGCAAATACAAAGGAGATGAGGTGGTTCAGCTTTATCTGCATGATGAGTTTGCAAGTGTAGCGAGACCAATAAAAGAGCTTAAGAGATTTGAAAGGGTAACGCTTGATGTAGGAGAAAGAAAGACAGTTTCTTTTAAACTTAATAGAAGAGATCTTGAGTTTTTAAGTATGGATATGGAGCTTGTAGTAGAGCCTGGAAGGTTTGAGGTTTTAATTGGGAGCTCTTCAGAGGATATAAGATTAAAGGGCTTTTTTATAGTAAAATAA
- a CDS encoding ABC transporter substrate-binding protein encodes MRKFVFVSLFLLIFLMLSQVGFSQLAPNVPRNETLIANILTGRIVAPDNFNSWTSSWITPDRGIQQLMLEPLWIVDPATGKVINALAASAPQYSNDFKTLTIKLRSGCYWSDGVEITADDLIYHIELAKSNPAMAYHASFQEVDKITKVDKYTVRITLKEPNARFHTYFLDRWGACRPLPKHIFEKVKDPASFTFNPPVSSGPYVVDSYDPGGYWILWKRRDDWQRTPTGKLFGMPQPKYVLFFYAGPTEKQVLAVNNNQLDMADLTMEGLRSVLQTNKYARAYMKDFPYIVNVDPCITGIYFNTAKEPYNNKEVRWALTLSIDIVDFLATAFDGAATMGALLVPPTPAYIKWYYEPLESWLKNFTITVDGQKFKVFDPDAPMRLAEYARKRGYKVPTDPKVIREIFGIGWFKYAPDIAEKLLIKNGFKRDKDGKWLLPDGKPWKMTILAHTNPSHPDFRNGFAAAQQWKKFGIDVEVVTTEQRPTLLQYGNFDACSDWPATEPWGGHPDMYRTFNAWRSEYVRPIGDRTFGHPSRWSNPRMDKVIEELAKTDWNSLKVRMLGMEGLKIAFEEMAGIPTCSYPGIACYNEYYWTNYPTQENPYCIPYHHWPNFKYMLPFLKPTGRK; translated from the coding sequence ATGAGGAAGTTTGTATTTGTTTCCCTATTTTTATTGATTTTCTTAATGTTGTCTCAAGTAGGTTTTTCTCAACTTGCTCCCAATGTTCCAAGAAATGAAACACTGATTGCAAATATCTTAACTGGTAGAATTGTAGCGCCTGATAATTTTAACTCTTGGACATCTTCTTGGATAACTCCTGATAGGGGTATTCAACAATTAATGCTTGAGCCTCTTTGGATTGTAGATCCTGCAACAGGTAAAGTGATTAATGCTTTGGCAGCTTCTGCTCCTCAGTATAGCAATGATTTCAAGACTTTAACTATTAAACTAAGATCTGGATGCTATTGGAGCGATGGAGTAGAAATTACCGCCGATGACCTTATATATCACATTGAACTTGCAAAAAGCAATCCAGCTATGGCATATCATGCATCTTTCCAAGAAGTAGATAAAATTACTAAAGTTGATAAATATACAGTAAGAATAACTCTGAAGGAGCCTAATGCAAGATTCCATACTTATTTCCTTGATAGATGGGGTGCTTGTAGACCACTTCCTAAACATATCTTCGAGAAGGTAAAAGATCCAGCCTCCTTTACTTTCAATCCTCCAGTAAGCTCTGGTCCATACGTAGTAGACAGCTATGATCCAGGTGGTTATTGGATTCTCTGGAAGAGGAGAGACGATTGGCAAAGAACACCAACAGGAAAATTATTTGGAATGCCTCAACCTAAATATGTATTGTTCTTCTATGCAGGTCCAACAGAGAAGCAAGTGCTTGCAGTCAATAATAATCAACTTGACATGGCAGATCTTACTATGGAAGGTCTTAGATCTGTGCTTCAAACCAATAAATATGCAAGGGCTTACATGAAAGATTTCCCATATATTGTAAATGTAGATCCATGTATTACTGGAATTTACTTCAATACAGCTAAAGAACCATATAATAATAAAGAAGTAAGATGGGCGTTAACTTTATCTATTGATATTGTAGATTTCCTTGCTACAGCCTTTGATGGTGCTGCAACTATGGGAGCTCTTCTTGTTCCACCAACACCAGCTTATATAAAATGGTATTATGAACCATTAGAGAGTTGGTTGAAGAATTTCACAATAACAGTAGATGGACAGAAGTTTAAAGTATTTGATCCTGACGCTCCTATGAGACTTGCAGAATATGCAAGAAAGAGAGGATATAAGGTACCTACTGATCCAAAAGTTATAAGAGAGATCTTTGGAATTGGATGGTTCAAATATGCACCTGATATTGCAGAAAAGCTACTTATAAAAAATGGCTTCAAGAGAGATAAAGATGGTAAGTGGTTATTGCCAGATGGTAAACCATGGAAGATGACTATTCTTGCTCATACTAACCCATCTCATCCAGACTTTAGGAATGGTTTTGCAGCTGCTCAACAGTGGAAGAAATTTGGTATTGATGTAGAAGTGGTAACTACAGAGCAAAGACCAACATTGCTACAGTATGGTAATTTCGATGCATGTTCTGATTGGCCAGCCACTGAACCATGGGGTGGACATCCTGATATGTACAGAACTTTCAATGCATGGAGATCAGAGTATGTGAGACCTATAGGTGATAGAACTTTTGGTCATCCAAGCAGATGGAGCAATCCTCGTATGGATAAAGTAATAGAAGAATTGGCAAAGACTGATTGGAACAGTCTCAAAGTAAGGATGTTAGGAATGGAAGGATTAAAGATTGCATTTGAGGAGATGGCAGGAATTCCAACTTGTTCTTATCCTGGCATTGCATGTTACAACGAATACTATTGGACCAATTATCCAACTCAAGAAAATCCATACTGTATACCATACCATCATTGGCCCAACTTTAAGTACATGCTACCTTTCTTAAAGCCAACAGGAAGGAAGTAA
- a CDS encoding radical SAM protein, which translates to MSNKNLRLKMYLGDMLFESIFKYVAKDYKRRIPKLINLVKRFSPDEGTDKIIRIVEEYLQKDPAVQRLIHRVFTDYDPNYASRIFANVILNVGFFWIYFNNQNSKRDIPTPYTILISPTMRCNLQCLGCYAGNYTKNDDLPPEIVERIIKEGEEIGTYFYTILGGEPFVYPDLLDIVNRHPRSVFQIFTNATLLDERKIERFWKSKNVVPVLSIEGGKEETDYRRGVGVYEKVVNAMDLLKKAGIPFGYSITLTRNNFDAVTKPEFYQWLADKGAFFGWTFLYMPVGKDDDPSLMPTPEQRAEYGKFIRRIRGHLPIYPMDFWNDAPYVGGCIAGGTRYLHINHKGEVEPCIFAHFAVDNIKEKPLVEVLNSQFFREIRKRQPFHENLLLPCMIIDSPWILREIVQKTGAHPTHPGADDVITKFAPILDEYAKGVRKALNPIWVEEFNKPLPKEEKEKAGVE; encoded by the coding sequence ATGAGTAACAAAAATTTAAGGCTTAAAATGTATTTAGGGGATATGTTATTCGAATCAATATTTAAGTATGTAGCCAAGGATTACAAAAGAAGAATCCCAAAACTTATAAATTTGGTAAAAAGATTCAGTCCTGATGAAGGAACAGACAAAATTATAAGGATTGTAGAGGAGTATCTTCAAAAAGATCCTGCTGTTCAGCGATTAATACACAGAGTTTTTACTGACTATGATCCTAATTATGCATCGAGAATATTCGCAAATGTAATATTAAATGTAGGATTTTTCTGGATATATTTTAACAACCAAAATTCAAAAAGAGACATACCAACTCCATATACCATATTGATAAGCCCTACTATGAGATGTAATTTACAATGTTTAGGATGTTATGCAGGTAATTATACTAAAAATGATGACCTTCCTCCAGAAATAGTTGAAAGAATAATAAAAGAAGGAGAAGAGATTGGTACATACTTTTATACCATTCTTGGAGGCGAACCTTTTGTATATCCAGATCTTTTAGATATAGTGAACAGACACCCAAGATCAGTATTTCAAATATTTACAAACGCGACTCTCTTAGATGAAAGGAAAATAGAAAGATTTTGGAAGAGCAAAAATGTGGTACCTGTATTATCAATAGAGGGAGGAAAAGAAGAAACAGATTATAGACGAGGAGTAGGAGTGTATGAAAAAGTAGTGAATGCAATGGATCTTCTGAAAAAAGCCGGAATTCCTTTTGGATATTCTATAACTCTTACAAGAAACAATTTTGACGCTGTAACAAAGCCAGAATTCTATCAATGGCTTGCTGACAAAGGTGCATTCTTTGGTTGGACATTCCTCTACATGCCCGTTGGGAAAGATGATGATCCATCATTAATGCCTACTCCCGAGCAAAGAGCAGAATACGGAAAATTTATAAGAAGAATAAGAGGACATCTACCTATATATCCAATGGACTTCTGGAATGATGCTCCATATGTAGGTGGTTGCATAGCAGGTGGGACAAGATATTTACATATCAACCATAAAGGAGAAGTAGAACCCTGCATATTTGCACACTTTGCAGTAGATAATATCAAAGAAAAACCCCTTGTAGAAGTCCTTAATTCGCAATTTTTCAGAGAAATAAGGAAAAGACAACCTTTTCATGAAAACTTACTTCTTCCTTGTATGATTATAGATTCTCCTTGGATCTTAAGAGAGATTGTACAAAAAACTGGTGCTCACCCAACCCACCCTGGAGCTGACGATGTAATTACTAAATTTGCCCCAATACTTGATGAATATGCAAAAGGCGTAAGAAAGGCTCTAAATCCAATATGGGTTGAGGAATTTAATAAGCCACTTCCTAAGGAAGAAAAAGAGAAGGCAGGAGTTGAGTAA
- a CDS encoding helix-turn-helix domain-containing protein, whose protein sequence is MSLTERRRQFLETLKTLYEKNKRPIHYAEIAKELSVSPATAYDIMQILYKEGYIDAIYLENSVKNKKGRGKIFFKPKEYEESEKFMTNFQELKRYPFAIAIILSIMLTILKDIKFSKDLRSMIGLLIGLLQSNLELILVLLPILIIGYAGKKIYEIIPNNKIKTYFEEYINSINQLAIEEKKVLLNFILNILEI, encoded by the coding sequence ATGAGTCTTACCGAAAGAAGAAGACAATTTTTGGAAACTTTAAAGACCTTATATGAAAAAAATAAAAGGCCTATACATTATGCAGAAATTGCAAAAGAACTTTCGGTAAGCCCAGCAACAGCCTATGACATAATGCAGATTCTTTACAAAGAAGGCTATATAGATGCAATATACCTTGAAAATTCTGTAAAAAATAAAAAAGGAAGAGGAAAAATATTTTTTAAACCCAAAGAATATGAAGAATCTGAAAAGTTTATGACAAATTTTCAAGAACTAAAAAGATATCCTTTTGCGATTGCTATAATACTTTCCATTATGTTAACAATATTAAAAGATATTAAATTTTCTAAAGATCTAAGATCCATGATTGGTTTGCTAATAGGATTGTTACAATCTAACTTAGAATTAATTCTTGTTTTACTTCCGATCTTAATAATAGGATATGCAGGTAAAAAAATTTATGAGATCATACCTAATAATAAAATAAAAACCTATTTTGAAGAATATATCAATTCCATAAACCAACTAGCAATAGAAGAAAAGAAAGTATTACTCAATTTTATCTTGAATATTCTTGAGATCTAA
- a CDS encoding glycosyltransferase, translated as MGNKITVNIVSEAQAWEVKGQGVYTATLVLTEALKKRDDVEVFLNANGLFDIAHLHTPGPYAISKGLLTGRRLVISAHVVPESVLGSFILSNLWLPLFTSYLVRYYNLADMVIAVSPKVKEELEEIGVKAPIVFVPNPVNLERFYKSQELRMEGRRRLGLSEEDFVAICSGQIQPRKGVDTFLEVANSLPFIKFVWVGGQPFSVLTAGYIEMNEKIKKAPPNVIFTGLIPYEEMPIYLNAADIFFFPSYQENFPMAVLEAASCGLPLLLRDNPEYREPYRDWYIPAKNDEEFKNYILNLYQDLSFREEYQKRALRLAKEYNAENVANMMVEVYKEILNKPPRMRRDFLTLEPLREEWRRLFQNARYKNLHSSSRRRRYLDLKNIQDKIE; from the coding sequence ATGGGAAATAAAATAACTGTAAATATCGTCTCCGAGGCTCAAGCATGGGAAGTAAAGGGGCAGGGGGTTTATACTGCAACTCTGGTATTAACAGAGGCTCTTAAGAAGAGAGATGATGTGGAAGTTTTTCTTAATGCAAATGGTTTATTTGATATTGCACATCTTCATACTCCAGGACCTTATGCTATAAGTAAAGGGCTTCTCACTGGAAGGAGATTGGTAATTAGTGCCCATGTAGTTCCAGAATCAGTTTTGGGTAGTTTTATTCTTTCAAACTTGTGGCTTCCTCTTTTTACTTCATACTTGGTGAGATATTATAACTTAGCTGACATGGTAATTGCCGTTTCTCCTAAAGTAAAAGAGGAATTAGAGGAGATTGGAGTGAAAGCTCCTATAGTTTTTGTCCCTAATCCTGTAAACTTAGAAAGATTTTATAAGAGTCAAGAACTGCGTATGGAAGGAAGGAGAAGACTTGGGCTTTCCGAGGAAGATTTTGTGGCTATTTGTTCTGGACAGATTCAACCCCGAAAAGGTGTTGATACCTTTTTAGAAGTGGCTAATAGTTTACCCTTCATTAAATTTGTGTGGGTAGGTGGACAGCCCTTTTCAGTGCTTACAGCAGGTTATATAGAGATGAATGAAAAGATAAAAAAGGCTCCTCCTAATGTTATTTTTACAGGCCTTATACCTTATGAAGAAATGCCAATTTACCTAAATGCTGCAGATATATTTTTCTTCCCATCTTATCAGGAGAATTTTCCAATGGCTGTTCTAGAAGCAGCATCTTGCGGACTTCCTCTTCTTCTTAGAGATAATCCAGAATATAGAGAGCCATATAGGGATTGGTATATACCAGCTAAGAATGATGAGGAATTTAAGAACTATATCTTAAATCTTTATCAGGATTTATCTTTTAGAGAAGAGTATCAAAAAAGAGCTTTAAGACTTGCAAAGGAGTATAATGCGGAAAACGTGGCAAATATGATGGTGGAAGTTTATAAGGAAATACTTAATAAACCCCCACGTATGAGGAGGGATTTTCTTACTTTAGAACCTCTTAGGGAGGAATGGAGAAGGCTTTTTCAGAATGCGAGATATAAAAATCTCCATTCCTCCTCACGAAGGAGAAGGTATTTAGATCTCAAGAATATTCAAGATAAAATTGAGTAA
- a CDS encoding Nif3-like dinuclear metal center hexameric protein translates to MNVREIYELFVDLGMKNDPRGWDKVQEILERTKKDYEKLSDKEKERFDLEKLRNPYADTRILNGDPNKEVKRVLVGIDIDTSEILLAKELGRNGKEIDLVISHHPAGYAYANFYEVMHLQEDLLAKIGVPINYAEGVLYPRISEVERKVMPANHNKSVDAARLLEVPFMCCHTPADNCVATYLQKLFDVKTPYNLQEVIELLEDIPEYREASKRNNPPKILVGNPKNRAGKIFVDMTGGTEGPVEVISKLAEVGVGTIVGMHMSEEHRKEAEKHHINVVIAGHMASDSLGMNILLDNLELRGIEILNCSGFIRVSRVGE, encoded by the coding sequence ATGAATGTAAGAGAGATATATGAATTATTTGTAGATTTGGGCATGAAAAATGATCCCAGAGGTTGGGATAAGGTTCAAGAGATTTTAGAGAGAACAAAAAAAGATTATGAAAAATTAAGTGATAAAGAGAAAGAAAGATTCGATTTAGAAAAGCTAAGAAATCCCTATGCTGATACTAGAATATTGAATGGTGATCCTAACAAAGAAGTTAAGAGAGTTCTTGTGGGAATAGATATTGATACCTCTGAGATTTTGCTTGCAAAAGAATTAGGAAGAAACGGAAAAGAAATAGATCTTGTTATATCTCACCATCCTGCAGGCTATGCTTATGCTAATTTTTATGAGGTAATGCATCTTCAAGAGGATTTACTGGCTAAGATAGGGGTTCCAATAAATTATGCAGAGGGTGTCTTATATCCTAGGATTTCAGAAGTTGAAAGAAAAGTGATGCCTGCTAATCACAATAAGAGCGTTGATGCAGCAAGACTTCTTGAAGTACCTTTTATGTGCTGTCATACACCAGCAGACAACTGTGTTGCTACTTATTTACAGAAACTTTTTGATGTTAAAACCCCATATAATTTACAAGAGGTTATAGAACTTTTAGAAGATATACCAGAGTATAGAGAAGCAAGTAAGAGAAATAATCCCCCTAAAATACTTGTTGGTAATCCTAAGAATAGAGCAGGGAAGATCTTTGTAGATATGACTGGAGGAACAGAGGGCCCTGTAGAGGTAATATCAAAACTTGCGGAGGTAGGGGTTGGTACCATAGTTGGAATGCATATGAGTGAAGAACATCGTAAAGAGGCGGAGAAACACCATATAAACGTAGTTATAGCTGGGCATATGGCTTCTGATTCTCTTGGTATGAATATTCTTTTGGACAACCTTGAGTTAAGAGGAATTGAAATATTGAACTGTTCTGGATTTATAAGGGTCTCAAGGGTGGGGGAGTAG
- a CDS encoding L-fucose/L-arabinose isomerase family protein, which produces MKNVPEVKLGIIAVSRDCFPIDLSRNRRNKVVEECVKKNIPIINLETIIENENDVLKALKEIKEKEVNALVIYLGNFGPEGPTSLLAQKFDGPVMAVAAAEETGKDLYGGRGDAYCGFLSLSYNLGLRNRHVYIPHYPVGIPSEIADMIKDFIPIARAVLALKNLKIFSFGPRPQDFVTMHTPIKPLYDLGISIMENSELDLYDIYRQAENDPRIPQVMEDMAKELGTGNTYPELLRKLAQYEIALTDFMEKNLGASQFGIFANKCWPAFEKYFGFVPCYVNSRLASRGIPVACEVDVYGALSEYIIYNVSEVPATLLDVNNTVPYDLIEENKDKIKEKGYKPTDLFMGFHCGNTPSCCLINGAIKYQLIMHRLLEPGKEPDITRGTLEGRLRPGETLIFRIHATPDAKLISYLAEGEILDIDPKSFGGIGVFAIKEMGRFYRYVLLEKRFPHHTAVGFKHVGKYIYEVLKLLGIKEIYYNLPEGQRYPEENPFIS; this is translated from the coding sequence ATGAAAAATGTTCCTGAAGTTAAATTAGGCATAATTGCGGTGAGTAGAGACTGTTTCCCTATTGATCTTTCAAGAAATAGAAGGAATAAGGTTGTGGAAGAGTGTGTCAAGAAGAATATTCCTATTATTAATTTGGAAACTATCATTGAGAACGAAAACGACGTATTAAAGGCTTTAAAAGAAATAAAAGAAAAAGAAGTTAATGCTTTGGTAATATATCTTGGTAATTTTGGCCCTGAAGGTCCAACTTCACTCCTTGCCCAGAAGTTTGATGGACCTGTGATGGCTGTTGCTGCAGCAGAGGAAACGGGTAAAGATCTTTATGGTGGGAGAGGCGATGCTTATTGTGGATTTTTAAGCTTGAGTTATAATTTGGGTTTAAGGAATAGGCATGTATATATACCTCATTATCCAGTAGGAATTCCGTCAGAGATAGCAGATATGATAAAAGATTTTATACCTATTGCAAGGGCAGTTCTTGCTCTAAAGAATTTGAAGATATTCTCCTTTGGACCAAGGCCACAAGATTTTGTTACTATGCACACTCCTATTAAACCCTTGTATGACCTTGGTATTTCCATAATGGAAAATAGCGAATTAGATCTTTACGATATATACAGGCAGGCAGAAAATGATCCTAGAATTCCACAGGTTATGGAGGATATGGCAAAAGAGCTTGGAACAGGAAATACCTATCCGGAACTTTTAAGAAAACTTGCTCAATATGAGATAGCTTTAACTGATTTTATGGAGAAGAATTTGGGGGCTTCTCAGTTTGGTATATTTGCCAATAAATGTTGGCCTGCCTTTGAAAAATATTTTGGTTTTGTCCCTTGCTATGTTAACTCAAGACTTGCGAGTAGAGGGATTCCAGTAGCATGTGAAGTAGATGTTTATGGGGCCCTCAGTGAATATATTATTTACAATGTAAGTGAAGTACCAGCTACCCTTCTTGATGTTAATAATACTGTTCCTTATGACTTGATAGAGGAAAATAAAGATAAAATAAAGGAAAAGGGTTATAAACCAACAGACCTTTTTATGGGATTTCATTGTGGAAATACACCTTCTTGTTGTCTTATTAATGGTGCTATTAAATATCAGTTGATTATGCATAGGCTCTTAGAACCAGGAAAAGAGCCGGATATTACAAGAGGAACATTAGAAGGGAGATTGAGACCTGGAGAAACACTAATTTTTAGAATTCATGCAACTCCTGATGCAAAATTGATATCTTATCTTGCGGAGGGTGAAATCTTAGATATAGATCCTAAATCCTTTGGAGGAATTGGCGTCTTTGCGATAAAGGAGATGGGTCGATTCTATAGGTATGTTTTATTAGAAAAGAGATTTCCGCATCATACAGCAGTTGGCTTTAAACATGTAGGAAAATACATATATGAGGTATTAAAATTGCTAGGAATAAAAGAAATATATTATAACTTACCTGAAGGCCAAAGGTATCCTGAAGAAAATCCTTTTATTTCTTAA
- a CDS encoding L-ribulose-5-phosphate 4-epimerase, producing MLLKELREEVYRMNMELPKNNLVVMTSGNVSGRDPKTNYVVIKPSGVKYENLSPENMVIVDLEGNIVEGELQPSVDTLSHLVVYRNRKDIGGIVHTHSPYATAFALLGKPIPVYLTSHADYFGEEIPVGRYASPLPLEDVGNALLEVINKDDRPSWVKKHSSFVPVVLLKNHGVFTFGRTPTEALKYAVMVEEIAKTCYFALSLGKPEPLPDSEIEKWYTRFHEIYGQK from the coding sequence ATGCTTTTGAAAGAGTTGCGAGAAGAAGTTTATAGAATGAATATGGAACTTCCTAAAAATAATTTGGTGGTTATGACCAGTGGAAATGTTAGCGGTAGAGATCCAAAGACTAATTATGTGGTTATAAAACCCAGTGGAGTAAAATATGAAAATCTTTCGCCAGAAAATATGGTAATTGTAGATCTCGAGGGTAATATTGTTGAAGGGGAGCTTCAACCTTCTGTGGATACCCTATCTCATTTAGTAGTTTATAGGAATAGAAAGGATATAGGTGGTATTGTTCACACTCATTCTCCTTATGCTACTGCCTTTGCCCTTCTTGGAAAGCCGATTCCTGTATATCTTACTTCTCATGCTGATTATTTTGGGGAAGAAATACCTGTAGGGAGGTATGCATCTCCTCTACCTCTTGAGGATGTAGGAAATGCTCTTCTTGAAGTTATAAATAAGGATGATAGGCCATCTTGGGTTAAAAAACACTCTTCTTTTGTACCTGTGGTACTTTTGAAGAACCATGGAGTATTTACCTTTGGAAGAACGCCTACCGAAGCTCTAAAATATGCAGTTATGGTGGAAGAAATAGCAAAGACTTGTTATTTTGCTCTTTCTTTAGGGAAACCTGAGCCTCTTCCTGATAGCGAGATTGAAAAGTGGTATACGAGATTTCATGAGATATACGGACAAAAATGA